The Benincasa hispida cultivar B227 chromosome 11, ASM972705v1, whole genome shotgun sequence genome has a segment encoding these proteins:
- the LOC120091074 gene encoding kinesin-like protein KIN-14P isoform X2, with translation MLDATPKQFSTMNSTSEQNNRDYAGLSISNVAVNGRPSVDRNAKQILILAAWLRSIFPGLNLPINASDEDLKACLLDANVLSQILNKLRKPGSAKEGGYVIHNLASRAEKITRFLAAIADMGIVKLDSTDIEDGSMDSVYNCLWSIRARFMSNDMGDKPLGCKSPAKSENIRFDTSLHDPFSPMSGEERRKVLFESKFLRTLSSPIMSEPLGGSNHQVGHKFHEVFQLKQGRYADLPAAKISEMMKSNSLDHLLLQNAPTQSLLSVVNGILDESVEKKNGEIPHRVACLLRKVVQEIERRISTQAEHLRTQNNLFKAREEKFQSRIRVLEALASNINEENQCVLSQLQQTKQAEKTKAEEKKNSVNEDVTRLIKERDECKAEIVLLKQELETAKKTYELRCLQVEMEKGEDVSRLMKERDESKVEITMLKQELEIAKKTYELRCLQVKTEKGEDVVRLIKERDESREKITMLEQELETTKEMYELRCLQVKTEKGEDVSRLIEERDENKAEITKLKQELETAKKTYELHCLQVEAEKEEDVSRLIKERDESKAEITMLKQELETTKKTYELRHLQVETKKGEDVTRLIEERDESRAEIISLKQELETAKKTYELRCLQLETENDEGMTRLIKERDESKVKIVTLKQELETAKNAYELRCLQLEKEKDEDVARLIMERDESKTEIAMLKQELETATKTYELRCLQVETEAKSAQLMLKERIKELEDLLEDSSNEVQKLTTSFESKQKKWNAKANSYRRMIEFQYNLLQGVKCSSESVKEEILRVKMDYSNEVNQLGLKLKSLAHAAGNYHVLLAENRKLFNEIQDLKGNIRVYCRIRPFLTGQKDKQMTIEYIGENGEVVIANPTKPGKEGHKLFKFNKVYSPASTQGEVFTDIQPLIRSVLDGYNVCIFAYGQTGSGKTYTMTGPNGATKENWGVNYRALNDLFEISQTRSGAISYEVGTQMVEIYNEQVRDLLSSNASQKKLGILTHSQPFGLAVPDATLLPVNSTSDVIELMDIGLKNRAVGATAMNERSSRSHSIVTIHVRGTDLKGGSSLHGNLHLVDLAGSERVDRSEVTGDRLKEAQHINKSLSALGDVIFALAQKSSHVPYRNSKLTQVLQSSLGGQAKTVMFVQLNPDVNSYSESLSTLKFAERVSGVELGAARSTKEGRDVRELMDQVASLKDTISKRDEEIDRLQLLKDLKNNVYNGINAEKRSAASMNKDVNGGVPRVQKPLGGKSIGGAVEKAGLDHDNASDHSDAHSEADSHHSMDDMKNHNEVIQRLDIGQNIIEDDETLGFADRDYEERIMDIVDDLTVETENDATTESPNITQSTKSAEKLEKPRSTTTISRTLYKHPQTASTTLPGSKEPSRLSSAPRHMSRRLVWCNQV, from the exons ATGCTTGATGCCACTCCCAAGCAGTTTTCAACTATGAATTCAACATCAGAGCAAAACAATAGAGATTATGCTGGGCTCAGCATCTCAAATGTAGCTGTTAATGGAAGACCATCTGTAGATAGGAATG CTAAGCAGATACTGATTTTGGCTGCGTGGTTGAGGAGTATTTTCCCTGGTCTAAATTTGCCAATCAATGCTTCTGATGAGGACCTCAAAGCATGCTTGTTGGATGCCAATGTGTTGTCCCAAATTCTGAACAAGCTAAGAAAACCTGGTTCTGCAAAGGAG GGAGGTTATGTTATCCATAATTTGGCTTCACGGGCAGAGAAGATCACAAGGTTCCTTGCAGCTATAGCCGACATGGGGATAGTAAAGTTAGACAGTACCGACATCGAAGAT GGATCTATGGACTCTGTTTACAACTGTTTATGGTCAATTAGAGCACGGTTTATGTCGAACGACATGGGAGATAAACCTTTGGGATGTAAATCACCTGCTAAGTCAGAAAACATTCGTTTTGACACATCCTTACATGACCCTTTTTCTCCTATGTCGGGAGAAGAAAGGAGGAAAGTCTTATTTGAATCGAAATTTCTTCGTACCCTGAGTAGTCCTATTATGTCAG AACCATTGGGTGGATCAAATCACCAGGTTGGCCATAAGTTTCACGAAGTGTTTCAACTAAAGCAAGGTCGTTATGCTGATCTTCCGGCTGCAAAAATTTCAGAAATGATGAAATCAAATAGTCTAGAC CATCTCTTATTGCAGAATGCTCCAACACAATCACTTTTGAGTGTGGTGAACGGAATTCTTGATGAAAGTGTGGAAAAAAAGAATGGTGAAATTCCTCAT cgtGTGGCATGCCTGTTAAGAAAAGTAGTTCAAGAAATTGAGCGGCGTATTTCTACTCAAGCGGAACATCTTCGAACT CAAAACAATCTTTTCAAGGCCCGTGAAGAGAAATTCCAGTCTCGAATAAGAGTGCTCGAGGCACTTGCATCAAACATTAATGAAGAAAATCAG tGTGTTCTTAGCCAGCTGCAACAAACAAAG CAAGCTGAGAAGACTAAAgcggaagaaaagaagaattcTGTCAATGAGGATGTGACCAGGTTGATTAAAGAAAGAGATGAATGCAAAGCAGAGATTGTACTCTTGAAGCAAGAATTGGAAACCGCTAAGAAGACATATGAGTTGCGTTGCTTGCaagtggaaatggaaaaagGTGAGGAtgtgagtaggttgatgaaaGAAAGAGATGAGAGCAAGGTAGAAATTACAATGTTGAAGCAAGAGTTAGAAATAGCTAAGAAAACATATGAATTACGTTGTTTGCAAGTAAAAACAGAAAAAGGTGAGGATGTGGTTAGATTGATTAAAGAAAGAGATGAAAGTAGAGAAAAAATCACAATGTTGGAACAAGAGTTGGAAACAACAAAAGAGATGTACGAATTGCGTTGCTTGCAAGTGAAAACAGAAAAAGGGGAGGATGTGAGTAGGTTGATTGAAGAAAGAGATGAAAACAAAGCCGAGATCACAAAGTTGAAGCAAGAGTTGGAAACAGCAAAGAAGACGTATGAATTACATTGCTTGCAAGTGGAAGCAGAAAAAGAGGAGGACGTGAGTAGGTTGATTAAAGAAAGAGATGAGAGCAAAGCCGAGATCACAATGTTGAAGCAAGAGTTGGAAACAACTAAGAAGACGTATGAATTGCGTCATTTGCAAGTGGAAACGAAAAAAGGTGAGGATGTGACTAGGTTAATTGAAGAAAGAGATGAAAGTAGAGCAGAAATTATATCCTTGAAGCAAGAGTTGGAAACAGCCAAGAAGACATATGAATTGCGTTGCTTGCAATTAGAAACAGAAAATGATGAGGGTATGACTAGGTTGATTAAAGAACGAGacgaaagcaaagtaaagatcgTAACATTGAAGCAAGAGTTAGAAACAGCTAAGAATGCATATGAATTGCGTTGCTTGcaattagaaaaggaaaaagatgaaGATGTGGCTAGGTTGATTATGGAAAGAGATGAAAGTAAAACAGAGATTGCTATGCTAAAGCAAGAGTTGGAAACGGCTACAAAAACATATGAATTGCGTTGCTTGCAAGTGGAAACAGAAGCAAAATCTGCTCAATTAATGCTCAAGGAAAGGATAAAAGAACTTGAGGATCTCTTGGAAGATTCAAGTAATGAAGTGCAAAAACTTACAACAAGTTTTGAATCGAAGCAAAAAAAATGGAATGCAAAAGCAAACAGCTACAGGCGTATGATAGAATTTCAATACAATCTACTACAG GGTGTTAAATGCTCCTCGGAGTCTGTTAAAGAAGAGATTTTGAGAGTGAAGATGGACTATTCAAATGAAGTCAACCAATTAG GACTCAAACTCAAATCATTAGCACATGCAGCTGGAAACTATCATGTGTTGCTGGCTGAAAATAGAAAATTGTTTAATGAGATACAGGATTTAAAAG GAAACATCAGAGTGTATTGTCGAATAAGGCCGTTTTTGACCGGGCAGAAAGACAAACAGATGACCATAGAATATATTGGTGAAAATGGAGAAGTGGTCATCGCAAACCCAACCAAGCCTGGGAAAGAAGGTCATAAGTTATTTAAGTTTAACAAGGTGTACAGCCCAGCATCAACTCAAG GGGAGGTCTTTACTGATATCCAACCATTGATACGATCTGTACTTGATGGATACAATGTTTGCATATTTGCCTATGGCCAAACTGGTTCTGGAAAGACATATACAATG ACCGGTCCTAATGGTGCTACTAAGGAGAACTGGGGAGTTAATTATCGAGCGCTCAACGACCTTTTTGAAATCTCTCAAACTAGAAGTGGTGCCATTTCCTATGAAGTTGGCACACAGATGGTTGAAATTTATAATGAACAAGTGAGGGATTTACTTTCAAGCAACGCTTCCCAGAAGAA ACTTGGGATTTTGACTCATTCCCAACCATTTGGACTTGCGGTACCTGATGCTACCTTGCTTCCAGTGAACTCAACCTCAGATGTTATAGAACTAATGGACATTGGACTGAAGAACAGAGCAGTTGGTGCCACTGCCATGAACGAAAGAAGTAGTCGGTCACATAG TATTGTGACTATTCATGTGCGTGGGACGGATTTGAAGGGTGGTTCCTCATTGCATGGAAATCTTCATTTGGTAGATCTTGCTGGAAGTGAGCGGGTTGACCGCTCTGAAGTTACAGGAGATAGACTCAAAGAAGCacaacatataaacaaatcatTGTCCGCACTTGGTGATGTCATTTTTGCTCTAGCACAAAAGAGCTCTCATGTTCCATATAGAAATAGCAAGCTCACTCAAGTCCTTCAAAGCTCTCTTG GCGGTCAAGCAAAGACGGTCATGTTTGTACAGCTTAATCCCGACGTGAACTCATATTCTGAGTCCTTGAGCACACTAAAGTTTGCAGAGAGAGTTTCGGGAGTTGAGTTAGGAGCAGCTCGGAGCACCAAGGAAGGAAGGGATGTTAGAGAGCTAATGGACCAG GTGGCATCTCTGAAAGACACTATCAGCAAAAGGGATGAGGAGATTGATAGGCTACAACTTCTCAAAGACCTCAAGAACAATGTGTATAACGGTATCAATGCCGAGAAGCGCAGCGCAGCTTCTATGAACAAAGATGTGAATGGCGGAGTGCCAAGAGTTCAGAAGCCTTTGGGTGGGAAGAGCATAGGAGGAGCTGTGGAGAAAGCTGGTTTAGATCATGACAACGCATCAGATCATAGTGATGCGCATTCTGAAGCAGACTCACATCATTCGATGGATGATATGAAGAACCATAACGAAGTTATTCAGCGACTAGACATAGGTCAGAATATTATTGAAGATGATGAGACATTAGGATTTGCAGATCGAGATTATGAAGAAAGAATAATGGACATTGTTGATGATCTTACTGTTGAAACAGAAAATGATGCAACTACAGAAAGTCCGAATATCACTCAATCCACAAAATCAGCAGAGAAGTTGGAAAA GCCCAGATCTACAACTACTATTTCTAGGACTTTGTATAAACATCCACAAACTGCATCAACAACACTGCCAGGATCCAAGGAGCCTTCAAGGTTATCCTCAGCACCAA GACACATGTCAAGGAGGTTAGTATGGTGCAACCAAGTTTGA
- the LOC120091074 gene encoding kinesin-like protein KIN-14P isoform X3 has translation MLDATPKQFSTMNSTSEQNNRDYAGLSISNVAVNGRPSVDRNAKQILILAAWLRSIFPGLNLPINASDEDLKACLLDANVLSQILNKLRKPGSAKEGGYVIHNLASRAEKITRFLAAIADMGIVKLDSTDIEDGSMDSVYNCLWSIRARFMSNDMGDKPLGCKSPAKSENIRFDTSLHDPFSPMSGEERRKVLFESKFLRTLSSPIMSEPLGGSNHQVGHKFHEVFQLKQGRYADLPAAKISEMMKSNSLDNAPTQSLLSVVNGILDESVEKKNGEIPHRVACLLRKVVQEIERRISTQAEHLRTQNNLFKAREEKFQSRIRVLEALASNINEENQCVLSQLQQTKQAEKTKAEEKKNSVNEDVTRLIKERDECKAEIVLLKQELETAKKTYELRCLQVEMEKGEDVSRLMKERDESKVEITMLKQELEIAKKTYELRCLQVKTEKGEDVVRLIKERDESREKITMLEQELETTKEMYELRCLQVKTEKGEDVSRLIEERDENKAEITKLKQELETAKKTYELHCLQVEAEKEEDVSRLIKERDESKAEITMLKQELETTKKTYELRHLQVETKKGEDVTRLIEERDESRAEIISLKQELETAKKTYELRCLQLETENDEGMTRLIKERDESKVKIVTLKQELETAKNAYELRCLQLEKEKDEDVARLIMERDESKTEIAMLKQELETATKTYELRCLQVETEAKSAQLMLKERIKELEDLLEDSSNEVQKLTTSFESKQKKWNAKANSYRRMIEFQYNLLQGVKCSSESVKEEILRVKMDYSNEVNQLGLKLKSLAHAAGNYHVLLAENRKLFNEIQDLKGNIRVYCRIRPFLTGQKDKQMTIEYIGENGEVVIANPTKPGKEGHKLFKFNKVYSPASTQGEVFTDIQPLIRSVLDGYNVCIFAYGQTGSGKTYTMTGPNGATKENWGVNYRALNDLFEISQTRSGAISYEVGTQMVEIYNEQVRDLLSSNASQKKLGILTHSQPFGLAVPDATLLPVNSTSDVIELMDIGLKNRAVGATAMNERSSRSHSIVTIHVRGTDLKGGSSLHGNLHLVDLAGSERVDRSEVTGDRLKEAQHINKSLSALGDVIFALAQKSSHVPYRNSKLTQVLQSSLGGQAKTVMFVQLNPDVNSYSESLSTLKFAERVSGVELGAARSTKEGRDVRELMDQVASLKDTISKRDEEIDRLQLLKDLKNNVYNGINAEKRSAASMNKDVNGGVPRVQKPLGGKSIGGAVEKAGLDHDNASDHSDAHSEADSHHSMDDMKNHNEVIQRLDIGQNIIEDDETLGFADRDYEERIMDIVDDLTVETENDATTESPNITQSTKSAEKLEKPRSTTTISRTLYKHPQTASTTLPGSKEPSRLSSAPSLKKTVTGLKSGKRWQ, from the exons ATGCTTGATGCCACTCCCAAGCAGTTTTCAACTATGAATTCAACATCAGAGCAAAACAATAGAGATTATGCTGGGCTCAGCATCTCAAATGTAGCTGTTAATGGAAGACCATCTGTAGATAGGAATG CTAAGCAGATACTGATTTTGGCTGCGTGGTTGAGGAGTATTTTCCCTGGTCTAAATTTGCCAATCAATGCTTCTGATGAGGACCTCAAAGCATGCTTGTTGGATGCCAATGTGTTGTCCCAAATTCTGAACAAGCTAAGAAAACCTGGTTCTGCAAAGGAG GGAGGTTATGTTATCCATAATTTGGCTTCACGGGCAGAGAAGATCACAAGGTTCCTTGCAGCTATAGCCGACATGGGGATAGTAAAGTTAGACAGTACCGACATCGAAGAT GGATCTATGGACTCTGTTTACAACTGTTTATGGTCAATTAGAGCACGGTTTATGTCGAACGACATGGGAGATAAACCTTTGGGATGTAAATCACCTGCTAAGTCAGAAAACATTCGTTTTGACACATCCTTACATGACCCTTTTTCTCCTATGTCGGGAGAAGAAAGGAGGAAAGTCTTATTTGAATCGAAATTTCTTCGTACCCTGAGTAGTCCTATTATGTCAG AACCATTGGGTGGATCAAATCACCAGGTTGGCCATAAGTTTCACGAAGTGTTTCAACTAAAGCAAGGTCGTTATGCTGATCTTCCGGCTGCAAAAATTTCAGAAATGATGAAATCAAATAGTCTAGAC AATGCTCCAACACAATCACTTTTGAGTGTGGTGAACGGAATTCTTGATGAAAGTGTGGAAAAAAAGAATGGTGAAATTCCTCAT cgtGTGGCATGCCTGTTAAGAAAAGTAGTTCAAGAAATTGAGCGGCGTATTTCTACTCAAGCGGAACATCTTCGAACT CAAAACAATCTTTTCAAGGCCCGTGAAGAGAAATTCCAGTCTCGAATAAGAGTGCTCGAGGCACTTGCATCAAACATTAATGAAGAAAATCAG tGTGTTCTTAGCCAGCTGCAACAAACAAAG CAAGCTGAGAAGACTAAAgcggaagaaaagaagaattcTGTCAATGAGGATGTGACCAGGTTGATTAAAGAAAGAGATGAATGCAAAGCAGAGATTGTACTCTTGAAGCAAGAATTGGAAACCGCTAAGAAGACATATGAGTTGCGTTGCTTGCaagtggaaatggaaaaagGTGAGGAtgtgagtaggttgatgaaaGAAAGAGATGAGAGCAAGGTAGAAATTACAATGTTGAAGCAAGAGTTAGAAATAGCTAAGAAAACATATGAATTACGTTGTTTGCAAGTAAAAACAGAAAAAGGTGAGGATGTGGTTAGATTGATTAAAGAAAGAGATGAAAGTAGAGAAAAAATCACAATGTTGGAACAAGAGTTGGAAACAACAAAAGAGATGTACGAATTGCGTTGCTTGCAAGTGAAAACAGAAAAAGGGGAGGATGTGAGTAGGTTGATTGAAGAAAGAGATGAAAACAAAGCCGAGATCACAAAGTTGAAGCAAGAGTTGGAAACAGCAAAGAAGACGTATGAATTACATTGCTTGCAAGTGGAAGCAGAAAAAGAGGAGGACGTGAGTAGGTTGATTAAAGAAAGAGATGAGAGCAAAGCCGAGATCACAATGTTGAAGCAAGAGTTGGAAACAACTAAGAAGACGTATGAATTGCGTCATTTGCAAGTGGAAACGAAAAAAGGTGAGGATGTGACTAGGTTAATTGAAGAAAGAGATGAAAGTAGAGCAGAAATTATATCCTTGAAGCAAGAGTTGGAAACAGCCAAGAAGACATATGAATTGCGTTGCTTGCAATTAGAAACAGAAAATGATGAGGGTATGACTAGGTTGATTAAAGAACGAGacgaaagcaaagtaaagatcgTAACATTGAAGCAAGAGTTAGAAACAGCTAAGAATGCATATGAATTGCGTTGCTTGcaattagaaaaggaaaaagatgaaGATGTGGCTAGGTTGATTATGGAAAGAGATGAAAGTAAAACAGAGATTGCTATGCTAAAGCAAGAGTTGGAAACGGCTACAAAAACATATGAATTGCGTTGCTTGCAAGTGGAAACAGAAGCAAAATCTGCTCAATTAATGCTCAAGGAAAGGATAAAAGAACTTGAGGATCTCTTGGAAGATTCAAGTAATGAAGTGCAAAAACTTACAACAAGTTTTGAATCGAAGCAAAAAAAATGGAATGCAAAAGCAAACAGCTACAGGCGTATGATAGAATTTCAATACAATCTACTACAG GGTGTTAAATGCTCCTCGGAGTCTGTTAAAGAAGAGATTTTGAGAGTGAAGATGGACTATTCAAATGAAGTCAACCAATTAG GACTCAAACTCAAATCATTAGCACATGCAGCTGGAAACTATCATGTGTTGCTGGCTGAAAATAGAAAATTGTTTAATGAGATACAGGATTTAAAAG GAAACATCAGAGTGTATTGTCGAATAAGGCCGTTTTTGACCGGGCAGAAAGACAAACAGATGACCATAGAATATATTGGTGAAAATGGAGAAGTGGTCATCGCAAACCCAACCAAGCCTGGGAAAGAAGGTCATAAGTTATTTAAGTTTAACAAGGTGTACAGCCCAGCATCAACTCAAG GGGAGGTCTTTACTGATATCCAACCATTGATACGATCTGTACTTGATGGATACAATGTTTGCATATTTGCCTATGGCCAAACTGGTTCTGGAAAGACATATACAATG ACCGGTCCTAATGGTGCTACTAAGGAGAACTGGGGAGTTAATTATCGAGCGCTCAACGACCTTTTTGAAATCTCTCAAACTAGAAGTGGTGCCATTTCCTATGAAGTTGGCACACAGATGGTTGAAATTTATAATGAACAAGTGAGGGATTTACTTTCAAGCAACGCTTCCCAGAAGAA ACTTGGGATTTTGACTCATTCCCAACCATTTGGACTTGCGGTACCTGATGCTACCTTGCTTCCAGTGAACTCAACCTCAGATGTTATAGAACTAATGGACATTGGACTGAAGAACAGAGCAGTTGGTGCCACTGCCATGAACGAAAGAAGTAGTCGGTCACATAG TATTGTGACTATTCATGTGCGTGGGACGGATTTGAAGGGTGGTTCCTCATTGCATGGAAATCTTCATTTGGTAGATCTTGCTGGAAGTGAGCGGGTTGACCGCTCTGAAGTTACAGGAGATAGACTCAAAGAAGCacaacatataaacaaatcatTGTCCGCACTTGGTGATGTCATTTTTGCTCTAGCACAAAAGAGCTCTCATGTTCCATATAGAAATAGCAAGCTCACTCAAGTCCTTCAAAGCTCTCTTG GCGGTCAAGCAAAGACGGTCATGTTTGTACAGCTTAATCCCGACGTGAACTCATATTCTGAGTCCTTGAGCACACTAAAGTTTGCAGAGAGAGTTTCGGGAGTTGAGTTAGGAGCAGCTCGGAGCACCAAGGAAGGAAGGGATGTTAGAGAGCTAATGGACCAG GTGGCATCTCTGAAAGACACTATCAGCAAAAGGGATGAGGAGATTGATAGGCTACAACTTCTCAAAGACCTCAAGAACAATGTGTATAACGGTATCAATGCCGAGAAGCGCAGCGCAGCTTCTATGAACAAAGATGTGAATGGCGGAGTGCCAAGAGTTCAGAAGCCTTTGGGTGGGAAGAGCATAGGAGGAGCTGTGGAGAAAGCTGGTTTAGATCATGACAACGCATCAGATCATAGTGATGCGCATTCTGAAGCAGACTCACATCATTCGATGGATGATATGAAGAACCATAACGAAGTTATTCAGCGACTAGACATAGGTCAGAATATTATTGAAGATGATGAGACATTAGGATTTGCAGATCGAGATTATGAAGAAAGAATAATGGACATTGTTGATGATCTTACTGTTGAAACAGAAAATGATGCAACTACAGAAAGTCCGAATATCACTCAATCCACAAAATCAGCAGAGAAGTTGGAAAA GCCCAGATCTACAACTACTATTTCTAGGACTTTGTATAAACATCCACAAACTGCATCAACAACACTGCCAGGATCCAAGGAGCCTTCAAGGTTATCCTCAGCACCAA GTCTTAAGAAAACTGTAACAGGACTCAAGTCTGGTAAAAGATGGCAGTAA